ACCGCGAATTCAACAAGCTGATCTACGGCAGCCAGAGCCCCTTCGTACGCCAGAGCGAATACGCCACCATCGATGCCATCGGCCGCGAGGATATCGTCAGTTTCTATAAAACCTATTTCCATCCCAACCGCATGCTCCTGGCCGTCTGGGGCGATTTCAGCTCCAAGCAGATGGTCGGCAAGATCAAGGCCCTCCTCGGCGACTGGCCGGCCGCGACTGCGCCCAAGCCCGAGCTGCCGAAGGTCGACTACCCGTTCGTCAAAACCGTCAATTTCATCAATAAAAGCGACGTCAACCAGTCGCACATCCTGCTCGGCCACATCGGCGGCCTGATGGACAACCCCGATTTTCCGGCGCTGACGCTCATGAACCGCATTCTTTCCTTCGACCGCATGTTCAAGATCGTGCGCACCAACGAGGGGCTGGCCTATTCGGTCTGGGGTGACTACGGGGCCGGCTTCCGCACCCCCGGGGTCTTTTCGGCCGGCGCCCAGACCAAGTCCGAGTCGACGGTCAAGGCCATCAATCTGATGCTCAAGGAGATTCAGCGCATCAGCGAGCAGGAGGTCAGCGACGAGGAGCTGAACCGGGCCAAGGATCAGTTCCTCAATTCCTACGCCTTCCTGTTCGAGACGAAAGCGCGGGTGATCAACCGGGTGCTGACCTACGCCTACTACGGCTACCCCCTCGATTTCGCCCAGCAGATCTTCAAGCGCATCGAATCGGTCGGCAAGGCCGACATCCTCAAGGCGGCCAAGCAGTGGCTGAAGCCCGAACTGGTGCAGATCCTGGTGGTCGGCAAGCAGGCCGACTTCGACCAGCCCCTTTCCACTCTCGGAACCGTGCGCGACATCGACATCACCATCCCGGTGCCGAAAACCGAGGCCGGACCAACGGCCAGCGCCGAGAGCCTGACCCAGGGGAAAGCGATTTTGGAGAAGGCGATCCAGGCCATGGGCGGCAGCGATAAGATCAAGGCGGTCAAGACCACCTTCAGCAAGGGCGACATGGTCACCCAGGGGATGACCTTGCCGGTGGAAATGGTCATCGCCTACCCGGACCGGGCCAAGTTCACCATCGACACCCCCGGCGGCCAGATGGTGATGCGCGTGTGCAACGGCAAGGGCAAGGCGCAGACGCCGCAAGGGCTTTTCCCCCTGCCCGAGCCCCAGGTGAAGAACATGCTGGAAAACATGATGCGCGACCCGGTCTGCGTCTGGCAGAACCTCGACAAGTACCAGGTGCAGCTGGTGGGCGAGAAGAAGTTCTACGACCAGGACGTTTTCGACCTGCTCCTCAGCGGCCCGGTCAGCTGCCATTACCTCGTCGACAAGAAGTCGCTGCAGATCGTCGGCTGCCAGTACCAGGGCATGACGCAGAGCGGCCCGGCCGCCATGGAGGACGCCTCCTCCGATTTCCGCGCCGTGGACGGCGTCATCCTGCCGTTCAAGAACGTGGCCCGGGCCGACGGCCAGGTCGCCACGGAAATGACCGTCAAGGAATTGAAATTGAACGTGGCCGTCAGCGAGGCCGATTTCAAGAGCGAATAGAACTGGTTCCGGGCGGTAGTTCCGCTCCGCTTATTCCCGCACCAGCTCCACCCTGCGGTTCTGGGCGCGGCCCAGCTCGCTGGCGTTGTCGGCGACCGGCTTACCGGCGCCGAAGCCTTTCGTCTTCAGCCTGCCGCCGTCGATCCCCCCGGCCACCAGGCAGGCCTTGACCGAGTCGGCCCGCTGCTGCGAGAGGGTGAGGTTGTGGCTGTCGTTGCCGGTCGAATCGGTGTGGCCCTCGATGGTCACTTTCCAGCCCGGCTCGTCCTTGAGCACGCCCAGGACCTCGTCGAGAACCGGCCTGGATTCGGAGCGGATGACGGCCGAATCAATGTCGAAGAGGATGCCGTAGACGCGCGCCCGCCCCTCGTTGAGCAGCTTCTTCTTCACTTCGCCGCCCAACGAACCCGACCAGTGGGGGCAGCCGCCGACCGCGTCGCTCAGTTTGTCACCGTCCCAACGGCCGTGGGGCGCCTGGTCGGCCCCTTCTTGGTGCCACCAGTAGCCGCGGAAGCTCTTGCCGTCGGTGGCGAAGACCATGACCGCCGGACCGGTGGATTTCCCTTCGTTCTCGCGCCAGGTGAGCTTCATCACCCGCCCCTCGATGGCGCCGTCGAGTAGGCCGTCGTTGGACTCATAACAGCCAAGCAGCGCTGTCCCCTGCTGGCGCAGATGAAACTTGGAATAGGAGGATTCGTAGGTGCCGGAAACGTTTCCCGCCGGAGGGGCGACGGCGGGTTTGGCGCCGTAGCCGCGGAAGCCGAGCAGCTCGGTCCACGATTCGCTGCCGTAGTTGTTTTTAATGGTCAACCGCACCCAGCGGCCGCTGACCGGCTTGGCCGCCTTGAACGACTGTTGGTCGGCCTTGGCCGCGAGGCCGGCCTGCAGGACGGCCTGGAAGCCGGACGCCTTGTTGGCGGCGGAGACCTCGACCATCACGTCCTTCGCCCCCGCTCCATCCTCGTCGATGCCCCCGGTGTCGAACTCGAAGCGCTCGAGCACGGCGGCTGCGACCATTTCGAAGACGAAGACGTTGTTCTGCGTTTTGCCTTCCGTACAGGCCCAGCCCGACTCGGGGCTTTCGTCGAGCAGGGCTTCGACTGGCCAGCCGCCGTAAGAGGCAGGCTCCACGACCGGCAATGTCCCCTCTTGCAGCGACAGCAGGTTAGCGATTTCCTTTTGCCCCTGGGCGAACGAGGTCCCGTATGGTATGCGCTAAAGACAGCGATGACGATCAAAGACAATACGATGCGTTTTTTCATCCTTCCACCTCCATCGATTGGCTCCAGCATAACGCCGGGGCGATCGTTTGTAAAGGTTGTTGCGTTTTTTTGCCCTGTCGAATAAAAATGACGGTCTTCTTACCCGTACGAAGCGCAATCACTCATATGCTGTACGGAATGGTGGAGTAGGGAATCGCCATATGCTATATTTACTACAATGCCTATAAAGACCAGGGTGAAGATCTGCTGCATCGCCTCCGAAGAAGAGGCCCGGATGGCCGTCTCCTTCGGCGCCTCGGCCCTTGGGCTGGTCGCCGCCATGCCCAGCGGCCCGGGGCCGATCCCAGACGACCTCATCCGGCGCATCGCCACCTCGGTGCCGCCGCCCATCGCCACTTTCCTGCTGACCTGCGAGAGGTCGGCCGAGGCCATCATCGCCCACCATCGCCGCACCCTGACCAACACCCTCCAGCTGGTTGATGCCCCAGAAAAAGGGGCCTATGTCGCGATCAGGAAGGAATTGCCCTATGTCAAGATCGTCCAGGTCATCCATGTCCGCAACGAGAAATCGGTTGACGAAGCGCTCGCAGCCGCGACGCAAGCCGATGCCCTGCTGTTGGACTCCGGCAACCCCGCCTTGGCCGTCAAGGAACTTGGCGGCACCGGCCGCGTCCACGATTGGCGCTTGAGCCGCCGCATCGTCGAGCAATCCCCAGTGCCCGTTTTCTTAGCTGGCGGCCTCAACGCCGGCAACGTCCGCGAAGCGATTGATCAAGTTCAACCTTTTG
Above is a window of Candidatus Aminicenantes bacterium DNA encoding:
- a CDS encoding pitrilysin family protein, whose translation is MKKHRVLFLILALALTAGLWAQKGPKDTFQFGKLNPLRMPDIKQVTLKNGLQLFLVEDRTLPTIDMRGMIYSGTVYDPAEKAGLAAITGEVLRSGGTEKMSGDQLDRELETMAASIETGINDESAFIEVSLLKENLDKVLALTADILRRPVFAQEKIDLAKITQRTVISRRNDDIGNISNREFNKLIYGSQSPFVRQSEYATIDAIGREDIVSFYKTYFHPNRMLLAVWGDFSSKQMVGKIKALLGDWPAATAPKPELPKVDYPFVKTVNFINKSDVNQSHILLGHIGGLMDNPDFPALTLMNRILSFDRMFKIVRTNEGLAYSVWGDYGAGFRTPGVFSAGAQTKSESTVKAINLMLKEIQRISEQEVSDEELNRAKDQFLNSYAFLFETKARVINRVLTYAYYGYPLDFAQQIFKRIESVGKADILKAAKQWLKPELVQILVVGKQADFDQPLSTLGTVRDIDITIPVPKTEAGPTASAESLTQGKAILEKAIQAMGGSDKIKAVKTTFSKGDMVTQGMTLPVEMVIAYPDRAKFTIDTPGGQMVMRVCNGKGKAQTPQGLFPLPEPQVKNMLENMMRDPVCVWQNLDKYQVQLVGEKKFYDQDVFDLLLSGPVSCHYLVDKKSLQIVGCQYQGMTQSGPAAMEDASSDFRAVDGVILPFKNVARADGQVATEMTVKELKLNVAVSEADFKSE
- a CDS encoding OmpA family protein yields the protein MEPASYGGWPVEALLDESPESGWACTEGKTQNNVFVFEMVAAAVLERFEFDTGGIDEDGAGAKDVMVEVSAANKASGFQAVLQAGLAAKADQQSFKAAKPVSGRWVRLTIKNNYGSESWTELLGFRGYGAKPAVAPPAGNVSGTYESSYSKFHLRQQGTALLGCYESNDGLLDGAIEGRVMKLTWRENEGKSTGPAVMVFATDGKSFRGYWWHQEGADQAPHGRWDGDKLSDAVGGCPHWSGSLGGEVKKKLLNEGRARVYGILFDIDSAVIRSESRPVLDEVLGVLKDEPGWKVTIEGHTDSTGNDSHNLTLSQQRADSVKACLVAGGIDGGRLKTKGFGAGKPVADNASELGRAQNRRVELVRE
- a CDS encoding phosphoribosylanthranilate isomerase; amino-acid sequence: MPIKTRVKICCIASEEEARMAVSFGASALGLVAAMPSGPGPIPDDLIRRIATSVPPPIATFLLTCERSAEAIIAHHRRTLTNTLQLVDAPEKGAYVAIRKELPYVKIVQVIHVRNEKSVDEALAAATQADALLLDSGNPALAVKELGGTGRVHDWRLSRRIVEQSPVPVFLAGGLNAGNVREAIDQVQPFGVDLCSGVRTDGHLDPNKLEEFFNALWE